In Acidobacteriota bacterium, one DNA window encodes the following:
- the meaB gene encoding methylmalonyl Co-A mutase-associated GTPase MeaB translates to MNLKEEIIKGNPRALAKAISMVENNEDGYLNLLKEIFPNTGKASTIGITGAPGTGKSTLVDCILAYLRKINKSAAVIAIDPTSPFTGGAILGDRIRMMRHSTDDGVFIRSMATRGHLGGIAKSTGEVISIFDASGKDFIIVETVGVGQDEVEIVKLSDLVIVVLTPGEGDEIQTFKAGIMEIGDIFVLNKADHPDSTRMESQLIATLSIGGKGEVPEVVKTVAIKEEGVKELMEKTLSLLQKIKQSRKAEEKRKRFLRWMLEDIIKEESFRKLTQNLSEKEFDEYVEKIYKRELDPFSIAEKILNKG, encoded by the coding sequence ATGAATTTGAAGGAAGAGATAATAAAAGGTAACCCCAGAGCTCTGGCAAAAGCCATCTCGATGGTTGAAAATAATGAGGATGGATACCTCAATCTTTTAAAAGAAATATTTCCAAACACAGGAAAGGCTTCTACAATTGGAATAACAGGAGCACCTGGCACAGGAAAAAGCACCCTCGTTGATTGTATACTGGCATATTTAAGAAAAATTAATAAAAGCGCTGCAGTAATTGCAATCGACCCCACTTCTCCTTTTACAGGAGGAGCTATCCTCGGCGATAGAATAAGAATGATGAGGCACAGCACAGATGATGGTGTATTCATAAGGAGCATGGCAACAAGAGGACATTTAGGAGGAATCGCAAAATCAACAGGAGAGGTGATAAGCATTTTTGATGCCTCAGGAAAAGACTTTATAATCGTTGAAACTGTTGGAGTCGGTCAGGATGAAGTTGAAATTGTAAAACTATCAGATCTTGTTATAGTTGTTCTCACACCTGGCGAAGGAGATGAAATTCAGACATTTAAAGCAGGGATTATGGAAATTGGAGATATATTTGTGCTGAACAAAGCTGACCATCCTGACTCAACAAGGATGGAATCACAACTTATAGCGACGCTCTCGATCGGAGGAAAAGGAGAGGTTCCAGAGGTTGTAAAGACAGTTGCAATAAAGGAAGAAGGTGTGAAAGAGCTTATGGAAAAAACGCTTTCCCTTCTTCAAAAAATAAAACAATCAAGAAAAGCTGAAGAGAAAAGAAAAAGATTCCTCAGATGGATGCTCGAGGATATAATAAAAGAGGAAAGTTTCAGGAAATTGACACAAAACCTTTCAGAAAAGGAATTTGATGAATATGTGGAAAAAATCTATAAGCGGGAATTAGATCCTTTTTCAATCGCTGAAAAAATTCTAAATAAAGGGTAA
- a CDS encoding glycosyltransferase family 2 protein produces the protein MEATYVSVVVPVFNEENNLEILHRELSEALKNLDKKYEIIFVDDGSVDNSFQVLKKIKESDKSVKIIKLRRNFGQTSALSAGFDHSKGEIIISVDADLQNVPSDIPSLISKLEEGYDIVNGWRWKRKDRFLTRKIPSAVANWLISFITGIKLHDYGCTLKAYRKEVLKNVRLYGEMHRFIPAVASWMGIKVAEVKVNHRQRKYGKSKYGISRTIRVILDLITVKFLISYSTRPLQIFGLFGFISFFVGFILGLYLSYEKIILREAIGGRPLLLLAVLLMFLGAQFITLGLLAEMLSRTYHEAVEKKIYVIKEILDEDEK, from the coding sequence TTGGAAGCAACTTATGTTTCAGTAGTTGTTCCGGTTTTTAATGAGGAAAATAACCTTGAGATTTTACATAGAGAGCTTTCAGAGGCTTTAAAGAACCTTGATAAAAAATACGAAATAATTTTTGTCGATGATGGAAGCGTGGATAATTCCTTTCAGGTCTTAAAGAAGATAAAGGAAAGCGATAAGAGTGTAAAAATAATAAAGCTGAGGAGAAATTTCGGACAGACCTCTGCACTCTCCGCTGGTTTTGACCATTCGAAAGGCGAAATTATTATCTCTGTTGATGCAGACCTTCAAAATGTTCCCTCTGACATTCCATCTTTAATATCAAAGCTTGAGGAGGGATATGACATTGTCAATGGCTGGAGGTGGAAAAGGAAAGATCGATTCCTGACAAGGAAAATTCCATCTGCTGTGGCAAACTGGCTCATCTCCTTTATCACTGGAATTAAACTACATGATTATGGGTGCACTCTAAAAGCATACAGAAAAGAGGTTTTAAAAAATGTGAGACTCTACGGAGAGATGCACCGATTCATACCTGCTGTGGCAAGCTGGATGGGAATAAAAGTGGCAGAGGTAAAGGTTAATCACAGGCAAAGAAAGTATGGAAAATCAAAATACGGTATTTCAAGGACGATAAGAGTAATTTTAGATCTTATCACAGTAAAATTTTTAATAAGTTATTCCACAAGACCTCTACAGATTTTCGGTCTCTTTGGCTTCATCAGTTTTTTTGTAGGGTTTATTTTAGGTTTATATCTTTCATATGAAAAAATAATATTGAGAGAGGCGATCGGAGGAAGGCCCCTCCTTTTACTCGCAGTACTTTTGATGTTTCTCGGAGCCCAGTTTATAACACTGGGACTTTTAGCTGAAATGCTTTCAAGAACATACCATGAGGCTGTCGAGAAAAAAATATATGTGATTAAAGAGATTCTCGATGAAGATGAAAAATGA
- a CDS encoding DUF2905 domain-containing protein, translating into MKLISNLLLLFGFFIIILGLFFRYFEKFKFIGKLPGDILIKKGNFTFYFPLATSILISILLTILLNLLFKFFKK; encoded by the coding sequence ATGAAACTAATTTCAAATTTGTTACTTTTGTTTGGCTTTTTTATAATTATTCTTGGGTTATTTTTCAGGTATTTTGAAAAATTTAAGTTTATCGGCAAGCTTCCAGGAGATATACTGATTAAAAAAGGGAATTTCACCTTCTATTTTCCTTTAGCAACGAGTATATTGATAAGCATTCTCCTTACAATTCTCCTGAATCTATTATTCAAATTCTTCAAGAAATAA
- a CDS encoding VOC family protein — MIKRIDHISIAVKNLGSEIPKWRDVLGLKLLKVEKVLSQKVEVAFFENGLELTSPLDENSPVHKFLEKRGEGLHHICFEVDDLEGSVKKICEAGFEKIEASRKGADDSEVAFFRPSNFSGVLVELKQKKR, encoded by the coding sequence ATGATTAAAAGAATCGACCACATCTCTATAGCTGTAAAAAATTTAGGAAGTGAAATTCCGAAGTGGAGGGATGTGCTTGGCTTAAAATTGCTCAAAGTGGAGAAAGTTTTAAGTCAGAAAGTTGAGGTTGCATTCTTTGAAAATGGCCTTGAACTGACATCTCCTCTTGATGAGAATTCTCCTGTTCATAAATTTTTAGAAAAAAGAGGAGAAGGATTACATCATATCTGTTTTGAAGTCGATGACCTTGAAGGATCAGTGAAAAAAATCTGTGAGGCAGGGTTTGAAAAGATTGAAGCAAGCAGAAAAGGTGCGGATGATTCAGAAGTGGCATTCTTCCGGCCATCGAACTTCAGCGGAGTTCTGGTCGAGCTGAAACAGAAAAAAAGATGA
- a CDS encoding TonB family protein, giving the protein MTMIKKCPQCSALNPPDSNFCRSCGSYLEATQVIPETKALEEAQKEKAITDEFFLGKRYQILSLLGVGGMGKVYKAKDLELDEIVALKVLHPEFSTDEKIISYFKREIKLARKIKHKNVTRIFDLQEYEEKRFISMEYIEGENLKNIIKGKGPLKLEEGIEIIKQVCEALKASHDMGVIHRDISSKNIMIDKDKNVYIMDFGIARSAAITGDPSLTTSGVIGTPHYMAPEQLRGEVADRRTDIYSLGIVMYEIFTGTLPFPGTTPITVALMHLNEKPPSPEKINRKIPPEISNVILKCLEKDREKRFQSVDEILSEIEKREEFMPTQYISIPVKKPPLFIKKIKPIYYAIGGVALFFLIGTFLLIKGPPSKKEVTQLPQVLPEKKLEMAQKIPAEEEMLKQMEKRPGEEKEIVKKEEKDLIIEKKEAITPVSEKKEEPKKKVESMVKKEEMTPVKEPPKKIPTQPKKEERKAEVIKFDQKKEEKIPPEKKEEPAVEPKVEEGMEEKKKLEEKGIQVGEEVGYNLLDKKPQIIKDALPKYPEFMKRSGMKGEVRIIVLISENGDVINWKILYVNPKNLGLEESVVEAVKKFKFSPPEKDNVRVKTWMLLPPFIFK; this is encoded by the coding sequence ATGACAATGATAAAAAAATGTCCCCAATGTTCAGCATTAAATCCTCCTGATTCAAATTTTTGTAGAAGCTGTGGAAGTTATCTTGAGGCAACTCAGGTTATCCCTGAAACAAAAGCACTCGAAGAGGCCCAGAAAGAAAAAGCAATAACTGATGAATTCTTTTTGGGAAAAAGATACCAGATTTTAAGTCTTTTAGGTGTTGGTGGGATGGGAAAAGTTTATAAGGCAAAAGACCTTGAACTTGATGAAATTGTGGCGTTAAAAGTGCTTCATCCTGAGTTCAGCACAGATGAGAAGATCATTTCTTACTTTAAAAGAGAAATTAAACTAGCTAGAAAAATCAAGCATAAGAATGTAACAAGGATTTTTGATTTACAGGAATATGAGGAGAAAAGGTTCATTTCGATGGAATACATTGAGGGAGAGAATCTGAAGAATATCATCAAGGGAAAAGGTCCATTAAAATTAGAAGAAGGAATCGAAATAATAAAACAAGTGTGTGAGGCTTTAAAAGCCTCCCATGATATGGGAGTGATCCACAGGGATATCTCATCGAAAAACATAATGATCGATAAAGATAAAAATGTTTACATCATGGATTTCGGAATTGCACGCTCAGCAGCCATTACTGGTGACCCTTCGCTTACAACAAGTGGAGTCATCGGGACCCCGCATTACATGGCTCCAGAACAGCTCAGGGGAGAGGTAGCAGACAGAAGAACTGATATATATTCCCTTGGAATAGTTATGTATGAGATATTTACCGGTACCCTTCCTTTTCCTGGAACAACTCCAATAACAGTGGCTCTGATGCATCTTAATGAGAAGCCTCCTTCACCGGAGAAGATAAATAGAAAAATCCCCCCTGAAATATCGAATGTTATTTTAAAATGTCTTGAAAAGGATAGAGAGAAAAGATTCCAGAGTGTTGATGAAATATTGAGTGAAATTGAGAAAAGAGAAGAATTTATGCCAACCCAGTATATCTCGATTCCTGTAAAGAAACCTCCTTTATTTATCAAAAAAATAAAACCCATATATTATGCAATTGGTGGCGTTGCATTATTTTTTCTGATAGGAACATTTTTATTGATAAAAGGACCTCCTTCTAAAAAGGAGGTAACTCAACTTCCTCAAGTCTTACCAGAGAAAAAATTAGAAATGGCTCAAAAAATTCCTGCTGAAGAAGAAATGCTTAAACAGATGGAGAAGAGGCCAGGCGAGGAAAAAGAAATCGTTAAAAAAGAAGAGAAGGACCTGATCATAGAGAAAAAAGAAGCTATAACTCCAGTCTCTGAAAAAAAAGAGGAACCAAAGAAAAAAGTAGAGAGCATGGTAAAAAAAGAGGAAATGACGCCAGTAAAAGAGCCACCCAAAAAGATTCCAACACAACCAAAAAAAGAAGAGAGGAAAGCAGAGGTTATTAAGTTTGATCAGAAAAAAGAGGAAAAGATTCCTCCAGAAAAAAAAGAAGAACCTGCGGTAGAGCCAAAGGTTGAAGAGGGGATGGAGGAAAAGAAAAAACTTGAGGAAAAAGGGATACAGGTCGGAGAGGAAGTGGGGTATAATTTATTAGATAAAAAGCCTCAGATTATAAAAGATGCATTACCTAAATATCCAGAGTTTATGAAAAGATCTGGGATGAAAGGCGAGGTGAGAATTATTGTTCTTATTTCTGAAAATGGAGATGTTATAAACTGGAAAATTTTATATGTGAACCCGAAAAACTTAGGGCTTGAGGAATCTGTTGTAGAAGCAGTAAAGAAGTTTAAATTCTCTCCCCCTGAAAAAGATAATGTTCGTGTAAAAACCTGGATGCTCCTCCCTCCATTTATATTTAAATGA
- a CDS encoding TldD/PmbA family protein has product MDLKKLEQITKYVVDLAKKKGADEADSIIRESKEFNVIVRLGKIESLKEAVSKSLGLRVIKDKRTAIVYTSDLEEKSLKKLVSDGIELVKYSDRDEFSTLPDKSELGIAKGDLKNFDSNVEKISSEKKISMAKEAEEASFAFDKRITNSGGSSFSTAISGMALSNSQGFSGSFSSTGSSLSVSMIADDLESEVKGKKQRGWWYTSNPFFDKLEKPQDVGKKAAKRTIMFLGARKVKTRQAPVLFDQFIASNLLSFLSSLVSGESIYRKMSIFVDKLGKKVGSEFLNVVDDGLMSRGFNSRPFDGEGVVSRKNVIFENGVLKTYLLNTYSAKKLGLKTTGNASRSIAGRPGVGISNFYLINGNISEKDLIGEVKDGLYLMETMGAGVNPVTGDFSVGALGMWIENGKILYPVSEITIASNINGMLNNILGLGDNLEFRGAYASPSLLIDKITVSGK; this is encoded by the coding sequence ATGGACTTAAAGAAACTTGAACAAATTACTAAATATGTTGTAGACCTCGCCAAAAAAAAGGGTGCTGATGAAGCTGATTCAATTATAAGAGAATCTAAAGAATTCAATGTTATAGTCCGACTGGGAAAAATTGAATCCTTGAAAGAGGCTGTATCAAAATCCCTTGGCTTAAGGGTTATTAAAGATAAAAGAACTGCAATTGTTTACACTTCTGACCTTGAAGAGAAATCTTTGAAAAAGCTTGTTTCGGATGGGATTGAACTTGTAAAGTATTCTGACAGAGATGAATTTTCTACACTTCCAGATAAGAGCGAGCTCGGAATTGCAAAAGGGGATTTGAAAAATTTCGACAGTAATGTCGAAAAAATTTCTTCTGAAAAGAAAATCTCTATGGCAAAGGAAGCAGAGGAAGCAAGCTTTGCTTTTGATAAGAGAATCACAAATTCAGGAGGGTCTTCATTTTCTACCGCTATATCAGGAATGGCTCTTTCTAATTCTCAAGGGTTTAGTGGCTCATTTTCATCGACTGGAAGTTCTCTTTCAGTTTCGATGATTGCAGATGATTTAGAATCAGAAGTTAAGGGTAAAAAACAGAGAGGATGGTGGTATACATCAAATCCATTCTTCGATAAACTTGAAAAGCCCCAGGATGTGGGTAAAAAAGCTGCAAAGAGAACCATAATGTTTTTAGGTGCAAGAAAAGTAAAAACAAGGCAGGCTCCTGTTCTTTTTGATCAGTTTATAGCTTCGAATCTTTTATCTTTTCTTTCCTCCCTTGTTTCTGGAGAGAGCATATATCGGAAAATGAGCATCTTTGTAGATAAGCTGGGAAAGAAAGTTGGCTCTGAATTTCTTAATGTAGTCGATGATGGATTGATGTCCAGAGGATTTAATTCAAGGCCTTTTGATGGCGAAGGTGTTGTATCAAGAAAAAATGTAATTTTTGAAAATGGTGTTTTAAAAACATATCTTCTTAATACCTATTCAGCAAAAAAGCTTGGATTGAAAACCACTGGGAATGCCTCAAGGTCAATCGCAGGAAGGCCTGGGGTTGGAATTTCCAACTTTTATCTTATAAACGGAAATATATCTGAAAAAGATTTGATTGGAGAAGTGAAAGATGGCCTTTATTTAATGGAGACCATGGGGGCTGGAGTTAATCCTGTAACAGGAGATTTTTCAGTTGGAGCATTGGGAATGTGGATTGAGAATGGAAAGATTTTATATCCTGTTTCAGAAATAACGATTGCATCGAACATCAATGGAATGTTGAACAACATATTGGGTCTTGGAGATAATCTTGAATTTAGAGGAGCATATGCTTCGCCTTCTTTGCTGATAGATAAAATAACTGTAAGTGGAAAGTAA
- the speB gene encoding agmatinase, with amino-acid sequence MNYRRADPLNFLGIRGKESEKDFSRILILPVPYETSTSFIRGTKLAPMKIIEASNFLEYYEEEMGWEPYKLGIHTLEPVELSLSIEASLKIIEEAAEEIISSDRFIIFLGGEHTISYPIVKALLKKRENKFSVLQLDAHPDIRDIYEGTKFSHSCVMRRILEIGVEITGLGIRAISLEERKFIRENTNYRLFEMSDILKEGWENDMLDSLNEDVYLSIDMDVFDPSIVPGVGTPEPGGMTWEKMTSLLRKLSKKKKIIGADFVEISPIPLNPTSEYTTAKLIYKLISYIFG; translated from the coding sequence ATGAATTACCGAAGAGCAGATCCTTTAAATTTCTTAGGAATCAGGGGAAAGGAATCCGAAAAAGATTTCTCCAGAATATTAATCCTTCCCGTTCCTTACGAGACATCAACTTCTTTCATAAGAGGAACAAAATTAGCTCCGATGAAAATCATAGAAGCATCGAACTTTCTTGAATATTATGAAGAGGAAATGGGGTGGGAACCATATAAGCTTGGTATTCACACTCTTGAGCCAGTGGAGCTTTCTCTTTCGATTGAAGCATCTTTAAAAATTATTGAAGAAGCTGCAGAAGAAATAATCTCCAGCGATAGATTCATTATTTTTTTGGGCGGTGAACATACAATTTCATATCCAATAGTTAAAGCATTGTTAAAAAAAAGAGAGAATAAGTTTTCTGTTCTTCAGCTGGATGCCCATCCTGACATAAGAGATATCTACGAAGGCACAAAGTTCAGTCATAGCTGCGTGATGAGAAGAATTTTAGAAATAGGTGTTGAAATAACTGGCTTGGGGATAAGGGCAATCTCTCTTGAGGAAAGAAAATTCATAAGGGAAAACACAAACTACAGGCTGTTTGAAATGTCTGATATATTAAAAGAAGGATGGGAAAATGATATGTTAGATTCTCTGAATGAAGATGTTTATCTTTCAATAGACATGGATGTCTTTGATCCTTCTATAGTTCCCGGTGTTGGAACTCCAGAGCCAGGCGGAATGACTTGGGAGAAGATGACCTCTTTGCTGAGGAAACTTTCAAAAAAGAAAAAAATCATTGGTGCAGACTTTGTTGAAATCTCCCCCATCCCTTTAAATCCTACCTCTGAATACACAACCGCCAAACTAATATATAAGCTTATCAGTTATATTTTCGGATAA
- a CDS encoding metallopeptidase TldD-related protein: MKEREISRRRFLELAGISSTGIFFLKFPVERLFSQEVKMQDIRFEDHFEIDKDTIRKLLDLGLSKGADFSELYMEYTINENIFWEDQILKDASKGISRGIGIRVIKEDSFGYAFSDDISFESLKNCALTAAEIASGSAKVKSADLSPKRFKNLYPVKELFTKKPVPSKIDLLKRADDRARKYDPCINKVSASFMQTLKFITIVNSEGLYVTDAQPLIRFGISTVAEKNGKKQRGSRSGGGRIGMEYFIENPPEKLAKEASEQAVKFLDAKDSPAGKFPVVLAPGWSGILLHEAVGHGLEADFNRKKESNYSDRIGDKVASELCTVIDDGTIMNQRGSINCDDEGNKSNKTVLIENGILKGYMHDRISSKYFKVNPTGNGRRESYKQFPIPRMTNTYLLAGKSSSEEIISSVDYGIYTRNFSGGQVNISNGDFVFSAVESYLIEKGKITAPLKGVTLIGNGPDVLTRVKMVGNDFLLSDGVWTCGKNGQSVPVGVGLPTVKISEITVGGTKV; encoded by the coding sequence ATGAAGGAAAGAGAAATATCGAGACGAAGATTTCTTGAGTTAGCAGGGATAAGCTCGACTGGAATTTTTTTCCTTAAATTTCCTGTAGAGAGGTTATTCAGTCAGGAGGTAAAAATGCAAGATATTCGATTTGAAGACCATTTCGAAATCGATAAAGACACAATAAGGAAACTTCTTGATTTGGGACTTTCAAAAGGAGCTGATTTCTCAGAACTCTATATGGAATACACGATCAATGAAAATATTTTCTGGGAGGATCAGATTCTCAAAGATGCATCAAAAGGAATCTCACGGGGAATTGGAATAAGGGTAATCAAGGAAGATTCTTTTGGGTACGCTTTTTCTGATGATATAAGCTTTGAGAGCTTAAAAAATTGCGCTCTTACAGCAGCAGAGATTGCCTCAGGTTCAGCAAAGGTAAAGTCAGCTGATTTATCCCCTAAAAGATTTAAAAACCTTTATCCCGTTAAAGAGCTTTTCACTAAAAAGCCAGTTCCCTCAAAGATTGATCTTTTAAAAAGAGCTGATGATAGAGCAAGAAAATATGACCCTTGCATCAATAAAGTTTCAGCTTCTTTCATGCAAACTTTAAAATTTATTACCATTGTCAATTCAGAAGGACTGTATGTAACTGATGCTCAGCCTTTAATAAGGTTTGGTATCTCAACTGTTGCGGAAAAAAATGGAAAGAAGCAAAGAGGTTCAAGGTCAGGAGGAGGAAGGATTGGGATGGAATATTTTATTGAAAATCCCCCTGAAAAATTAGCAAAAGAGGCTTCAGAGCAGGCTGTTAAATTTTTAGATGCGAAGGATTCTCCAGCTGGAAAGTTTCCTGTGGTTTTAGCACCTGGCTGGAGTGGGATTTTGCTCCATGAAGCAGTAGGGCATGGCCTTGAGGCAGATTTTAACCGTAAAAAGGAATCAAACTATTCTGATCGAATTGGAGATAAAGTGGCGAGTGAGCTATGCACAGTGATAGATGATGGAACAATCATGAATCAGAGAGGGTCTATAAATTGTGATGATGAGGGAAATAAAAGTAATAAAACTGTTCTGATAGAGAATGGAATCCTTAAAGGTTACATGCATGACAGAATTTCTTCCAAATATTTTAAGGTCAATCCCACTGGAAATGGAAGAAGGGAGAGTTATAAGCAATTTCCGATTCCAAGAATGACAAACACTTATCTTCTTGCGGGAAAAAGCTCTTCGGAAGAGATAATATCATCTGTTGATTATGGAATTTATACAAGAAATTTCAGCGGAGGTCAGGTAAACATTTCAAATGGAGATTTTGTTTTTTCTGCTGTTGAATCATATTTAATTGAAAAAGGAAAAATAACAGCTCCCTTAAAGGGAGTTACGCTAATCGGAAATGGACCTGATGTGTTAACAAGAGTGAAGATGGTTGGGAATGATTTTCTGCTCTCAGATGGGGTATGGACCTGTGGAAAAAATGGGCAATCAGTTCCCGTTGGAGTTGGCTTACCCACTGTAAAAATTTCAGAGATTACAGTGGGCGGAACAAAAGTGTGA
- a CDS encoding glycosyltransferase: protein MKILMIAPEPFFQPRGTPLSEYFRIKALIDLGHLIDLVTYPVGDDVDFENLKIIRISKVPFIKEIKIGPSFQKIPLDLLIFLKTFSLLLKKKYDIIFSHEEGSFIGVFFSKIFRIPHLYDMHSSLPQQLRNFKFTNSVLIYKIFVALERWVLKNSKSVIVICKDLENRVKEIVEKEKIFLIENFLDFTPEDLPEEKAEKIRGELNLKNKKIILYAGTFEPYQGLHLLIGSLKKIEEKDEKVYRDLILVLIGGKDSQIKELKNYARKAGVEDKVIFLGEKKPDEIPFFIKISDCLLSPRISGTNTPLKIYSYLKSGKPVVATNLWTHTQVINDDIAILVDPDPDSVSDGILKALNTEIGPLVGKKAKEYALLHFTYTNYLKMLRSSLFII from the coding sequence ATGAAAATTTTAATGATAGCTCCAGAGCCTTTTTTTCAGCCGCGAGGGACCCCTCTATCTGAATATTTCAGGATAAAAGCCTTAATCGACTTAGGACATCTCATAGACCTTGTTACATACCCTGTAGGTGACGATGTAGATTTTGAAAATTTAAAAATTATCCGCATCTCGAAAGTACCATTTATTAAAGAAATAAAAATTGGGCCATCCTTTCAAAAAATTCCGTTAGATTTATTGATATTTTTGAAAACTTTCTCTCTACTTTTAAAGAAAAAATATGACATAATTTTTTCCCATGAGGAGGGTTCATTCATCGGTGTATTTTTTTCAAAAATTTTTCGAATTCCCCATCTCTATGACATGCATTCATCCCTTCCCCAGCAGCTAAGAAACTTTAAATTTACAAACTCGGTTTTGATTTATAAAATTTTTGTAGCCCTTGAGAGGTGGGTTTTAAAGAATTCGAAATCAGTGATTGTGATTTGCAAGGATCTGGAAAACAGAGTTAAAGAAATTGTAGAAAAAGAAAAAATATTTTTGATTGAAAATTTTCTTGATTTTACTCCTGAAGATTTGCCAGAAGAAAAAGCAGAGAAGATTAGAGGGGAGCTAAACTTAAAAAATAAAAAAATAATACTTTATGCTGGCACTTTTGAGCCATACCAGGGTCTTCATCTTCTGATTGGCTCATTAAAAAAAATTGAAGAGAAGGATGAGAAAGTTTATAGGGATCTGATTTTGGTTCTGATCGGAGGAAAAGATTCCCAGATAAAAGAGCTTAAAAATTATGCAAGAAAAGCTGGAGTTGAAGATAAAGTTATTTTTTTAGGTGAAAAAAAACCTGATGAGATACCATTTTTTATAAAAATTTCAGATTGCCTTTTATCTCCGAGAATTTCAGGCACAAACACGCCCTTAAAAATTTATTCATATCTTAAAAGTGGAAAGCCAGTCGTTGCCACAAATCTCTGGACTCATACTCAGGTGATAAATGATGATATAGCGATACTCGTAGACCCTGACCCAGATAGTGTCTCTGATGGGATACTCAAAGCATTAAACACGGAAATTGGTCCTCTTGTAGGTAAGAAGGCAAAGGAGTATGCCCTTCTTCACTTCACCTACACCAATTATCTTAAAATGCTCAGATCTTCGTTATTCATTATTTAA
- a CDS encoding acyl-CoA dehydrogenase has translation MDFSLTEEQMMLRDTIRNFSEKEIGPRVREMDEKGELDSEVVKKLGEMGLLGILFPPEYNGAGYSYIDYVIILEELSKVDASVGLTVAAHNSLCANHIYQFGNETQKKKYLSRLAVGETLGAWGLTEPMAGSDVASIRTSAEKKGDYYILNGNKVFCTNGSVSDIYVVIAVTDKTKGRKGISSFILEKGMEGFKIGKKENKLGVRASDTAELIFEDVKVPKENLLGEEGRGFYDVMSVLDGGRISIAAFSLGIAAASLEASMKYAKERIQFGEPISNFQAIQWMIVDMATELDAARLLTYKSAYIKDLGKEPIKESSMAKYFAGELAVKASSLAVQIYGGYGFTKEFPVEKYYRDSKLCTIGEGTTEIQKLIIARQLLSEK, from the coding sequence GATGTTAAGGGATACAATCAGGAATTTTTCGGAAAAAGAAATCGGACCGAGAGTCCGAGAGATGGATGAAAAAGGAGAGCTTGATTCTGAAGTAGTAAAAAAACTTGGAGAGATGGGCCTTTTAGGAATACTCTTTCCTCCTGAATATAACGGTGCTGGATATTCTTACATCGATTATGTCATTATCCTTGAGGAGCTCTCAAAAGTTGATGCATCTGTAGGGTTAACTGTTGCAGCTCATAATTCCCTCTGCGCCAACCATATATACCAGTTTGGTAATGAAACTCAGAAGAAAAAATATCTTTCAAGATTAGCTGTAGGTGAAACTTTAGGCGCATGGGGATTGACAGAGCCAATGGCAGGCTCTGATGTGGCTTCGATTAGAACCTCTGCTGAGAAAAAGGGAGATTATTATATACTGAATGGAAACAAAGTTTTCTGCACAAATGGCTCTGTCTCAGACATATATGTTGTGATTGCTGTAACTGATAAAACAAAAGGGAGAAAGGGAATCTCTTCGTTCATTTTAGAGAAAGGAATGGAAGGGTTCAAAATAGGCAAAAAAGAGAATAAGCTTGGAGTAAGGGCTTCTGACACAGCTGAGCTGATTTTTGAGGATGTAAAAGTCCCAAAAGAAAATCTCCTTGGTGAAGAAGGAAGAGGATTTTACGATGTGATGAGTGTCCTGGATGGGGGAAGAATCTCAATCGCTGCCTTCTCCCTGGGAATTGCTGCAGCTTCATTAGAGGCAAGCATGAAATATGCAAAAGAAAGAATTCAATTCGGAGAGCCCATTTCGAATTTCCAGGCGATTCAGTGGATGATAGTTGATATGGCAACAGAACTCGATGCAGCAAGACTTTTAACTTATAAGTCTGCATACATCAAAGATCTGGGAAAAGAGCCGATAAAAGAATCCTCGATGGCAAAATATTTTGCAGGTGAATTAGCAGTGAAGGCTTCATCCCTTGCAGTTCAGATTTATGGTGGGTATGGTTTCACAAAAGAATTTCCAGTGGAGAAATATTACAGAGATTCCAAGCTATGCACAATCGGTGAAGGAACAACAGAGATTCAAAAACTGATCATAGCAAGACAATTGCTTTCAGAAAAATGA